The DNA segment GCAAACAACCAAACTGCACATCACAGGCAACATCTGGTAAGGTGTGGGACAGAAACCAGGCCTgacaagtcattattttatggttgaaacatTGTCTGATGAAATCAAGATGATAAAGTTGTCCTGTGAACTTCCATACAGCCCCTGCCTCTGACTGGGCTACAGACACAGCTGGTTACTCTGCAGAGTGCCAGCCCATTGAACCTGCTTTCAGTTACCTCCTGCCTCCTGTGACAACCTATTTTAATACAGTCAATACAGCTGCTGTCATTTACATATGTATCTGgtgttttaatgtttatatGTTAAGGAAAAGCTTGTTTTTGCAGTCAGAAAAATTGTgtagtgtggacagagagctgaAACCAAGAAACAAAGATGCGTTTTTACTGTTGGCAAAATCAGATAAATCTCAAATCTTTTGTCCCTCCCACTTCTCACCCTTTGTCCTCCCTTTCTCTGGAGCAGTTTGATCGTTGGAGAGAGGAACTGGCTCTGGAGAACGAACCAGATGGTAACAAAATCCTCCCACCTGCACCTCTTAATCACACTGATAAACAAGCAATATCTTGTAGGTTTGATTGTACAAAGATCAAAGTCTGAAAATGACAAGTTTCAGTTGGCAATAGTGCACTAAAAAGGCAGGGAAGAGGACTGCAAGCTGGTAAATGGGGACGTTAAACAATGCTCACATCATTTATTTAACGTTAATAAAGATCATATTGGAAAATTAGTTGCTTTGATTAACGTCCATGAACATGAAAATAACAGTCCTTGAAAATATACTTGCAAACCCTTGGATTTCATTTTGTAATGTCTGTATGAACCCTGCTGTTTGTTCAGAAACTGTGGTTGAAGAAATACTCAACTCGTCCTACCCCCGGCTGGCTGAAGCATGTTGGATTCTACACAAGATCATCTCTCGAAAACACTACAGGTTTCTAGGTGAAATCCAGGACCTAGatccaaaccaaaccaaggtgtgcagcaatatttttgtgtgccaGTGTTTCATTACACTTCTGTTTGACATAATCTATTTAATTGTAGCCATGATAACACTGCAACTGCTATCTGCTCCATCTCAAGGTCCAATTCACAGACGATATTGCGCTAATAATATCACAGCACAAGCACATCATACAGTTTTACAGCTGAGTGCAATTTACCTTTTTTTGGCATCTGATTGGAGTTATCCATGTGGCAGTGTATAAATGTTGTCTATAGCACAGTAGGCAGAATAACAgcggagagaaaaagaaagatgcaGAAGCATTCCTCATAACTTAAGGCAAGAAACTGaaatgtgacagagagaaactgtaTTTGGGATTTAATATCTCAGTCAGTTAGTGCGCTTAAGTCACCACTGACTCTCTGAAGATGCTAGCAAGAGCAATTTCAAaatttgtgcctgtgtgtggcTGTTAGCTCTGATCTTTGTGAATTGGACTTGAAATGAGGCTCGTTTCCATAAAACAGGgtcaattttgtttttgcatcaaATGTATGCATATTACCTAATTGAGATTCATACAAATAGCACAGGATCAGCCAGACATGTTTTGCTTGGCAGCACAATTAGAGGTGCATCTCACCTTTGCAGGTGCTTCGAGAAttctttttgtgttattgtgtcttATTACATCATCATTATGTGAAGCTCCTTTTTCCACagtgaaatatttatatttagatttatacACACTGACTAAAGTTTATGGAAAAGAATCCGTGGTTTTGGGGTGAGCACGCTGGCTGTTTCAGAGTGGACAGAgccaaaaccacaaaacaaatatgtgcattttaaatttaactttCTAATGTGGATGTGCTCCTATTGTGTGTCATTGTGAAAGAATATATTTCAAATCTCTTGCTCCTACCacttctcttcttttctcctccctccctaAGCTGACGGAGGCCGCTAGGAAAAAAGAAGTGGCTGAAGCCCTTCAGGGGGGCGGGCTGAAAGCAGAGGACTTTGAAGTTTTAGTGAGTTTTTGgtctaattatttttatttcacttttctttCATTCCTGGGTTTTGATGATTATCATGTAATTTGAAAGATGTTGTCTAACTCTGTTGTGACATCATTTACTTGTGAATATTAAATCAGGCCTCTGTCTTTCCCTTCTCTTTTAGTTCATTTCTATGGATTATGGGATGGAAAACGAGGACCCAATCAGTCAGATGGGTTTCTATGGGAAGGACGACCCTTCCAAAGCAACCAAGATTTTCAAAGAGCAGGTCAGAACTAAAACAATGGCAGCAGCAATTTTAATCTTAGTCATTTGttgcatgcatttgtgtgtatttcCTCATAAGGCAGCTTCTGTTATGtcaattttttcaaatttatgctgctgtcatttttttcaggtTTCCAAGCTTctcccagcatgcttttctgagACACTGATCAGGGTTTACTGTAAGAAGACTGATGAAACTAGTCTGAAGGCTGCCAAGGAACAGTTTGCCAAGTGGCGCCAAATCAAATGCCCCAGTACCACAGGTAATATTAGGATCTAGGCTGTTAAATATAGAAAAGTACTGTGTGGGGCCCTCAGGCTTGAGGTTCTACTAAATGGCAGTGATACTGTAGTCTGTACTACATTAGGTGTATTAGGATGGACACATGAGCAGGGAAGGTGCAAATATTTATGTTACATCTTGTCAGAGCTCCAAGATCTGAATGCAGTTCAGTTGCTCTCTGATCTTGGATCTGGAGTTAGTGCCGTGTAGGGCTGCTGctaatgatttttttcacattgacTAATTGACTAAAATAGTTTGGTCTATGATGTAACAGCTTCCTTAAGCCCAAGCTGACATTTTCATATAGCTCGATTtttccaacagtccaaaatttTTTCAACAGAAGCTGGACCTGagaaatgtttggcatttttgcttcaaAAATGAATGGCTCATCGTTTAGCGAAACAAATtatggtaaaatatgcaagtggctgctagatttgcttcactcaccagtcAAAACAACAATGGTAGTCTATTGAGCGGCTGGTAGAGTTTGGAATCCACCAGCCACAGAGGCAGGTGGGCAAAAAATTTAACTTTCAACCTGAGCTCCAGTGCAGTCCGCAGTACAGTctgcagtacagtacagtacagtacagtacactacagtacagtacagtacagtgggGCCTGAGGTGGGCAAGAACAATCCGGAACAATCCATGTTTCAGCAGCTTGGATTAATAAGTTAATACTTCTTATTGGCAGTTTCATACATAATGATATAAAGCGAGATAATTTTTCGTGCACTTCAGCCTGGCGTTCCTGCTAGCTGATGCCATCGAGACACTCAACAAATCAGACAGTGATGTCACCCCACGGTCCCGCCCCCACACTTAACGCTCATCCTTTTCATGTGTGCAGATGTCAGCATTTAGCTAGCTACAAAATGGTGAATTTTCCTGAAGTGATAGGTCACGCACTCGACTATTTCTTACACTTATTAGCACAAagattttatttaactttgctCATACTTACTTTTGTGATAAATTTGTCATTAATGGCTGGTATGTGTCATGTGATTTGTCTTTTAGTGTGgtgatttcttctttttttctttttttaaacagtttttattttgaaaaaaaaaaccccacataccCGTTCAGAAATGACCAGTATCAGTATCTGTGTTGGTATTGTTAAAACTGTAACATATTGAATTTCAAAAGTTTAGTATCGGCCATCCCTAGGCCCTGCTAAGGGGGTTTCTGATGGACATCGCAAGCAGCACTTGCCACAGACAGCCGGGGGACACTAATTATAGTCTAGTTCAACCGTGCTGGCAATGACTGTCACAAACCCCTTACAAGGTCCCTCCTTCCCTGGTCTGTCTGCCCTCCCTGTCAGCATCATATCATGAGAAGCATGAAGTGTCCTCATGTTAGAAAGTAcattattaatgttaatgtgtgaTAACTTCTCTCTCAAAGATGGAGCAATGGGAGCACAGAAGAGGAGGACGACAGAAGATCCTCACAGGTAAGAATGTTCAGATAAAGTGGAGGAAATTTAAAGCTTACATAAGTAATGTAATTCTttcatgatctttttttttatcaagcagTGGATATGCACATAATATTTTGTTATCAGGTTAACTAATGATGTTAAAACAACAGATGAATGATCAtcatttttgagttattcagAGTCTGTGTGAGAATACTGGATAGTTAGAACAAACGCAGGCTATGTAACTGTGTAGTTTGCAGTATTGTGGTAAAGTTCACAGTAATGGACTAATGTGGCCTGATGCAGGACAGGCTTTGGTATCCATGCTCACTGTTAGCTTGGGTCAAGGGTAGCAGTCATCAATTTGAATTTAAGCTGATGACGCTCTTTAGTATCACTTGCCAAATTGCATGTTGATACTGTGGCTAAGGTTTGGAAAGCAGCCCTGACTGAATGATAGCCCATGTAAACTCTGCTGATATATTGTAGAATGCAGCCCAGAGCCACAGCAGCCTTAAAAGAAGGTCAGAGGATCATAAAGCctgttgaaaaagaaaacaagtccACCGCAGGTGACAGTACAAATCAGTTTGGCAGTTATTTTGAGATGAATCATTTTTCTCCACTACACTGCTCCTATGGATTTGGGGGCTTCCCCACCAGGCCAAACCCCACTTCAACCCCTGAGTACAGTGCCCTGCTTCAGTGATGATGAAGTACATATCTGCTCATGTTAATActaatgcatttctctgtctttttttacatGCAGGGGGAAGGCCAAGAAACGCAAGTGCTAATCCCAGAGGGAGAATAAGTTTTGGCAGATGGAGAGAAGGCAAACACTCCCTGATACTCACTGGTTTATTATGATTTACTACCAACATGTTAAATTGAGTTAATCTGAGTTGTAGGGACATGACATATTTAAAGGTGTTTGGTTTTGATGTTAATTGTGTGAATTAATGTGgtaatcaaatcaaatattaGTTTGACTTTGAGTGATTTTTGATTAGAGGTTGTTTTTGGTGTTGTGGTTGCAACTTGGTCATTTTACTGTATCTTTGCTCACCTACTGCATTTATCATTACTTATTTACTGTTcatcttttaatttgtttgcGAAATGTCTCTTATATTGTTTGCATCTTTTATTAGGGTTCCAAGCCCAAAGGGCTGAAAGACACATTCAATTTTCTCTCATGACTggaagtttggtgcaaatcttGCTCAACAAATATGATCCCAATAAGCCAAACTGGGGCGCCATAATTTAAGGTAAAAAATTTTGAAGAAAAATCCCCTATACCATAAGTCTGACTTACATGGAACTTGGCACAGACATCTATCTGCCTGACtacattttcaatattttttaaacctATTTATGACATCTCCTCCTAAACTGTAGGTCCAATTTGTACAACTAACCAATAGACTTTgagtgggcgtggcttagcaCAGAAATAGGCCAATCATTATGACACTTTAAGGAATGTCAGTGCAGGTACCTGAAACATACCCTGAAAGTCTCATTCAAATCGAGCACTAGAGGGCGCTACAAATGCAGACTAGATTTACTGCCCTGCAGTTGTCTCTGCTAACCAGTCAAGCCAGGCTTTCATCCATGTCTCTGTAGACTGTATATGTAGCCGtagacaatgtttcaaatatggAGATGCAAAGAAGCTATTTTAAAaggtggatgcttcacacacatcttcaatcTTTTAAAACTGGCTCTTGggaagcactttgtgtttaatCTGTCAATATGAAATAAGATAATTAGGATTACTATTATGATGACATTATATATCACTATTTCTCACTGTAGTCATACCTTAAAGCTCACTTTGCTTTCTTTGATGTAACCATCGTTGTGTTTTGCTAATGGTGTGAAAATGTATCAGATTCTTAATATGTGATGGGTCTGTAAAGAGAAACCTACCAAAGGTTATTAGAGCCTTTCAACTGTATTCCTATTGACATGGGTTGATAACAGATTATGCCTGTCTGTTTGAAATAAAACTCTTTTTCTCCCGTCATTGTGCAGTTTCACTTATCCACCCCCAGATGACATCATACATTGGTGTTTTCCTGCTGATGATTATGTGTCTGCtaaatgtttcaacaatgtgtcGTCAAAGAAAAACCTTTTGTGGACAAATTGTTAAATGCTgtataagcaaaaaaaaagcctcaaggatattaataaaaaaatgaaatctttCAGTGCTTTAAGTGTTAGGGAGTGTTTGAAATTCAATTAGGTATATACTGTAGAACTTCatttaatagcccaggctactatttgcttaaatcattgAAGTCAACAGggctatatttgggacaggcctttaatgtctttcacacaaaactgttaatCAGCAAAGATcggaaaatacaatcaaattgtttatttaaatcagtatgaatattacttgtataaaattttggcttcagataacatattaattatgaatcattcattcgatctagctctgacagacagacatcagagagagagagttacgaCACTTGAGGATTACAGCacctggcataccgacacagtcctgttaaaacaatactcacaacttggattcattttttttatcaaaaaacCTTTctattcttttgatctgagggtaattgaggaatggacacatacagtaatttgaggtagccaacatcTGAAGAACCCGTAGAGAAAAAAAgtactgcttggcaaccagaccaggcgtctaattgagacagggaCTGGGacgtaaaagggactgggcattgGGACTTGGCTTTTAATTGGTTTTATGGTTGCTGCTTATTAAAGtctttgagtattttttaacgactaatacagtttattttctttacaaCTCTGTCAAAATCATGAGATGATCCATGGCACAGGATGTATGCATAAACACATCACCACATAGtgcaatgcacacacacgcgcgcgcgcgcgcgcgcgcgcactcTTCAATGTCCAgctatgaataaaaaataaaaacagctactTATACATAATACACCCCATTAGAGCTGCAAAGATTAACCAAGGTGTGGGTAACTTTTACAATTTGCCTGAAACGTATTCCCCTAATATACTCAATATTACAGTGTACACATGTGCTTCATTTACTTTATGTCATTATGTTTCCTCACATTGC comes from the Epinephelus lanceolatus isolate andai-2023 chromosome 8, ASM4190304v1, whole genome shotgun sequence genome and includes:
- the LOC117258096 gene encoding deoxynucleoside triphosphate triphosphohydrolase SAMHD1-like, with the translated sequence MAEARQILTKTISENLSEIVRAAKSQEPSEPTKEQIDRWRKELALENDAAEEVVIEKMLNSSSEKLAKSRWELHKIISKILPNLLREENSEKSTQFDRWREELALENEPDETVVEEILNSSYPRLAEACWILHKIISRKHYRFLGEIQDLDPNQTKLTEAARKKEVAEALQGGGLKAEDFEVLFISMDYGMENEDPISQMGFYGKDDPSKATKIFKEQVSKLLPACFSETLIRVYCKKTDETSLKAAKEQFAKWRQIKCPSTTDGAMGAQKRRTTEDPHRGKAKKRKC